In Cryptomeria japonica chromosome 1, Sugi_1.0, whole genome shotgun sequence, the sequence GACTGGTTCACATCATCTCAGACGTGAAACGAGTAGGTGAGAAAGACCCAAAGAGGTTTGGGAGGAGAGAACTTTCTTGTTTTGCAAGGTGGATGCTATAGAGATTGAACGACACTTTCTCATTGAGTGCACTGCTTACGATGATATTCATGCTCAATATGAGTTTATCTTGAAAGCCGACAacatgtatcatttatttgatgaGGACGGGATCAACCAAACTACTAGCTATCTGGTCAAGATTCATAGCAGGAGATCAGACATAGAAAGGAATTCAAAAGATGCAGTCCTGTGAttttcttggtcccatagactaatCAGTCTCATTCATTCAACAAACAAAATTCCCCCACTATTTGTAAAAATAGCAGTTGCAGGAGAAGTGCCTACAACAAGTCGTCGATAGGGGCTGTCGGAATGTGGTATCTTGTCTTTTTTGCCAATCTTTACAAGAGGGTGATAAGTATATGTTGAAGCACAAATGAACAACAATCTGACCGATGTGCATTCAACAACAGGAAGCAAATGAGAGCTGAAGAATAAAGCCTGCAGGGGGGGAGAAACACAACAAAGTGAGTGAAATGTACAAACAAAATGTTTTATTTGGggtaaattattgaaaatgaagcGCAAAGAGAGGGGAAGGGTCGTTGTTACCTTTCATTTGTATATGGTGAGGAATGGGTGGCGGAAGTCTAGTTTGTTGTGGCAGAGAGGGCTGCAAGTTGAACTTGTTTGGTAAAAAGAATATATTAAAAATGCATTTGAAAGTAAACATATTTATCTATATTGGCATGGAAATTGTCAAAAGCAAAGCAGATGGATATGGTGAGGTTAAACCATAGAACATATGAAGGGAGGTAATCACTAAAATTTGCATAAGAGAAGAAGCCGAACAATGCAAGCAATTTAAGTGTGCAATTTAAACTGGTGGACCTGTAATTAGGGAGGTATATACTTACGAAAGTGAAGAACTTGAACGTCTTTGTGCCCTTTTCTTTTCATTCTATAGCGGTGGTTGAAGCAAAACCTTGATTGTTGCATGGATGAGAACTTTAAAATTAGCAAAAAGTAGAAAAGCAACGATGTAGAAATGCCAGATTAGTTGAAAAACgttgattgaaaattggttgtgCATTTTTTTAGAAAACGAGCAGAGGAAGATTAGTGATGGGATAGGTTTGAATCGCATTACCTGCTGTGTTTTTTTGTAGTTGCATTGTGTAGATGGAGCAGCTTGAATGTGTTTGTTTAGCTAGTCTCTGTGAAAGGCAAAAGACGAGGTTAAATATCATTGGCGAGACATTGAACAATGCAAGGGAGAAATTGGATGGATCTGAAATAAACAACAaggaatataattataatatttgtaGATATTAGAATAATTGATACAACATATTTATAACGAAAAAACTTTGACATTTAATATACCTTATTTTGTTGCAACCAAAAGGAGTGGCAGAGGAGGAGTGCAATGCTGCAACATAGTTACCCAGTACAGGGAAAGGTAATGATGAGCATTTTGTATTAAACTATTTCTTACAGTTGAAATGAAGACTAAACTAAAATCCGTCAAATGGATATTTAACCAGAACGGATAGCTTAACATAAGTAGATAGCTATACCTTGTTTAGAGATATTATGGGGAAATTGGATGGTGTAATTGTTAAATATGGAATGAGTATCCAAAGAGAATGGCAATATAGAAAATTGTTGGCATACCTGGTAAGAGGAGGCCAACGTTGAATAATGTTGTGTGTAGAAATTCTAGACGGGTGAAGAAAAGTAGTGAGACAACAATTAAGATGGACCCTGCAAGAAAAGAAGCCACATTATTAATGAGATGCATAGTAAAAATGTAGAGACTATAGAAATTTAAAAGGTAAAGGGAGGAGTGGAGCTGAAATTGTGGAGTGACATACCTGATGTTGTTGTTGATTAGAGTTGCTAGCTGGGGGGTGATGTAGAAAGCTGACTAGAGAGAGCAGCCAATctgttttcttctttctttttgataGTTGTATAAGCATTGCTTTGTAATTTTGAGTACCTTTCAAAAGTGAAAGGCGGGTCTATTCTTAAATGATGAAGAGATTTCACTCGTGATAGTGCAGTGAAGGTTAGCCCTTGTTTTTCAGTCTTTCCAATATTGATTGTTGCTTTGGCCAAAGTGAGGCCTTGGGATTTGTGAATAGTAAGAGCCCAAGCCATTGCAAGGGGGACTTGAGTGCGGCTACCTCGAGTAATAGGAGTTATAGGGACAAACTTTGGATTTGCATTGTCCCAATGAGGTCCAGTATAATTTTTGAATTCAATGACCATGTACTTTGGTAAGTCAGGAGGTTTAGAATCTGTATCATAGACAATGGATTTGATTTGTCCTAATGAGCCATTCACCAAACCATCTTGTATCCATAGATTAGCTATTAACATTACTTGTTCATTGACGGAGAGTAGTATTTCTGAAGGGAGTTGCTCATCATTATCATATGCAATGTTCGTTTGCCTTGGAACTTGGGCAAGACATCGTGCAACAGGCAAGTGCAATTGTTTTAACATTTTAGTATTGTGGTGTTTGGTTGATGCATTTATTGCAAATAAATGAATTGAACTGTCAAAGTCCTTGTTGTGGTTAACAACTAGTTTGGTAGAGGATCGAGACATAAGAACTTCCCAATCTGTTTGTGGAGCAGGCTCTTTGGAGATCTGAGAAAAACACAAGAATGGGGGTGTGTTAGAATGAGAAGCAACAAAGGGGAAAGAACGAGTGGAGGGCTATTGAGTGTGCGACACATATGGTTGGAAGCATATTTCGGTGCAGGAACCTAAAATGTAGTGGAGTCTTCAATcggtagaaccccaattcccttccaatggttctccaccctcctccgCCGATTGAAGATGAAGGGAATTCTATTGTATGGATAGGCTAATGAGAAGGGGCGCAGTGTGATGAAGAGTGTTTATGGAAGGGTGTATATGGGTGTGGCTACACATTGAGATGAATAGAAATGGTATACAAGGGAACACGTAAACGGTGCAGTGCATTTATGGAAGGGCAGATATAAATGGGGTTGTTTAGACAAGTGGAAGGATATATGGACATacttttttatgtgtatacatatatatgcagcGAAAAATAGTATATAGTTACATGTGTGCATGTGTAAACACATAGATACgacaacatatatatgtatatgcacatacacacatgcatgtaCACCTGCATAGATATATACATAGATAAATAGGTAAATAGTCACATATATGTAGTTTAGGACAGTATATACTTACATATGTGCATATGCAGATAGATAAGTATGttaacacatatatgtatatgcatatacacacatgtatgtataccaacatgcatatatatatgtgtgtgtgtgtgtgtgtgtgtgtgtgtgtgtgtgtgtgtgtgtgtgtgtgtgtgtgtgtgtgtgtgtgtgtgtgtgtgtgtgtgtgtgtgtgtgtacatgtatgtagtTTAGGATAGTATATACTTACATATGTGCATATGCAGATAGATAAGTATGttaacacatatatgtatatgcatatacacacatgtatgtataccaacatgcatatatatatatgcgagactgtgtgtgtgtgtgtgtgtgtgtgtgtgtgtgtgtgtgtgtgtgtgcgtgtgcgggTGTGGcggtatgtatgtgtgtgtgtgtgtggacaaagAGGTAGATATATATGTACAATGATTAATTTTAAGAAGGCAGTATGCATACAGTTTAGAAAGCCAATCTCATGCCATTTGATGGGCAGGATAG encodes:
- the LOC131046421 gene encoding uncharacterized protein LOC131046421, which codes for MLKQLHLPVARCLAQVPRQTNIAYDNDEQLPSEILLSVNEQVMLIANLWIQDGLVNGSLGQIKSIVYDTDSKPPDLPKYMVIEFKNYTGPHWDNANPKFVPITPITRGSRTQVPLAMAWALTIHKSQGLTLAKATINIGKTEKQGLTFTALSRVKSLHHLRIDPPFTFERYSKLQSNAYTTIKKKEENRLAALSSQLSTSPPS